The sequence GCAAGTAAGCTTTTATTATAAATTTGAACCCTGAAAACGACATTTGATATGACTGAAGTACGCAATAACTGGACTAAAGAAGAGATAGCCGAAATATACAACACCCCATTATTAGACCTGATTTACCAGGCTGCTACCATCCACCGCGAGAATAAGGATTATGCCGAAGTGCAGATCAGTTCGCTGATATCGATAAAAACTGGCGGTTGCCCCGAAGATTGCGCTTACTGCCCGCAGGCGGCGCGTTACAATACAGGGGTAAACGTACATGCCATTTTACCGAAGGAGGAAGTTGTTGCCGCTGCTGAAAAGGCAAAGGCTGGTGGCGCATCGCGCCTGTGCATGGGCGCTGCCTGGCGCGAGGTACGCGATAATAAGGATTTTGATAAGGTGATAGATATGGTAAAGGCTGTTAACGAATTGGATATGGAGGTATGCTGCACGCTTGGCATGCTCACCGAAAGCCAGGCGCAACGCTTAGCCGATGCCGGCCTGTACGCCTACAACCATAACCTGGATACATCCGAAGAAGATTATAAACGCATTATCAGCACCCGTACTTATGATGAGCGCCTGCAAACTTTGCATAACGTGCGCAAAGCCAAGATCAGCGTTTGCAGTGGTGGCATCATCGGCCTCGGTGAAACGGTTGAAGACCGTATTTCTATGCTAAAAACTTTAAGTAACTTACCGCAACATCCTGAATCTGTGCCGATTAATGCATTGGTTCCGGTTAAAGGCACCCCACTGGCCGACCAAGCGAAGGTATCTGTTTGGGATATGGTGCGCATGGTGGCTACTGCCCGCATTGTGATGCCTAAAACGGTAGTAAGGTTATCAGCCGGCCGTACGGAGATGACCACAGTAGAGCAGGCATTCTGCTTTATGGCAGGTGCTAATTCTATTTTTGCAGGCGATAAACTACTGACCACGCCAAACCCTTCTTTCGATACGGATATGGCGATGTTTGAGATATTGGGCTTAAAGCCCCGCGAAGCCTTTAAAAACGGCAGGCCGAAGGCTTTGCAGCAGGAGGTTGTTGCGGAGTAAGAAGCTATGATTAAACAGAAAAAGGCGCATTAAGCGCCTTTTTCTGTTTAGCCTCATTGTCATTGCGAGGAGCAGCGAGGTATGTGTAGTGGGGCGACGCGGCAATCTCATAGGCAGGTCCTCGTTGTATGTCCTATGAGATTGCCGCGCTATCGCTCGCAATGACAAGTTGTTTATAAGTGCTAACTGCCTATTGTTTACTGCTCCCCATCATCCCCATCCGGGTTCTCCACACTCTTCCCGCGCATGGCCTGGCCAATGGCCTGATCCATCAAGCGCTCTGCAAAGGGGCGGGTAAATTCATTTAAAGTGTCTATGTTTTTATGCATCAGGTCTTTATCGCCCGATATTAAGGAAGCCTGTAAAACATCCATTAGTTTTTGCGTCTCCGATATTTCGGCAATAGAAAGCCATTCTGTATTCTTTTCGATGAAGCGTTTGGCCTGGTAGATCATCTGTTCGCCCTCGGTGCGGGCTTCAATTACCATGCGTTCGGCTACGTCGCCTTTAGCGTGGGTGATGCTGTCCATCAGCATTTGCTCCACCTGGTCGTCGGTAATACCGTAGGTAGGGGTAACCTCCACCTCCTGTTTTACGCCCGAGCGCAGTTCTATCGCCTGGATCTTCAAAATGCCATCGGCATTCAGCAAAAAATTAATATCCACCTTAGGGAAGCCTGCCGGCATGGCCGGGATGCCTTTTAGGTCGAACTCGGCCAGTTTGCGGTTCTCTTTGATCAGATCGCGCTCGCCCTGGTAAACGGCTATCTTCATGTTCACCTGGCCGTCTATGGAGGTAGTATACTGGCGACCGGCCTTTGTTGGTACCTTAGAGTTACGCGGGATGATGACATCCATCAAACCACCCATAGTTTCGATACCCAGGGATAATGGGGTAACATCCAGCAACAGGATATCCCGGCGGTTTCCGGCTAAAATATCGGCCTGTATGGCAGCGCCAAGGGCAACCACCTCATCAGGGTTAAGGTCATCGTGAACAGCTTTGCCGAAGAACTCCGACACCATCTTTTTAACCAGCGCGGTACGGGTAGAGCCGCCCACCATCACCACCTCATCAATGGCTTTAACATCTAAACCGGCATCTTTCAGCGCGTTTTTACAGCAATCTATGGTTTGCTGTACTTTAGGCAAAATCAAGCTTTCGAATGTATTACGATCCAGCGTACACCAGATCTCGCCTATCTTTTCGTTAAACAGGCTTTGGTGCGCGAATGCCTTTTTAGCTTCCTCGGCTTTCAGACGCATTTGCTGCATCAGGCCCGAATCGGCAGCGATAGCCGCTTTATCTAATTTGTTTTGTTCTATCCAGTAATTAACAATAGTGCGGTCAAAATCATCGCCACCCAAAAAGGTATCGCCGTTGGTAGAAAGTACTTCAAATATACCGTTCTGGATCTGTAAGATGGAAACATCGAAGGTGCCGCCGCCCAGATCGTATACGGCAATGGTCTTGGTTTCTTCGGGATCTAAACCGATGCCGTAGGCTAAACTGGCGGCTGTCGGCTCGTTAACAATGCGTAAAACATCCAGTCCGGCCAGTTTACCTGCGTCGCGGGTGGCCTGGCGCTGGCTATCATTAAAATAAGCCGGAACGGTGATCACGGCGCGGTTGACAGGCGTTTTAATAGCATGTTCAGCACGATCCTTCAGTTCCTTTAATATCATACCCGAAAGTTCAATAGGGGTGTAAAACTTATCACCCACCTTTATTTTCACCAGGCTTTCAGTATTATCGTCGATCACCTTGTAGGAGAAGAAGTCTTTATAATTTTCTATATCGTGGTAAGATCGGCCCAGTAAACGCTTAACCGAGAAGATGGTATTGGCCGGGTCGGTGGTCAGATATTCCTTTGCATCATTACCTACGGTGATGTCGCCTGCCGTGCCAAAATGCACTACTGACGGCACCAAAACGCCTTTACCGGTATCATTAATTACCTGCGGGTCTTTATCAGGATTGATGAACGCCACCAGCGAATTAGTGGTACCCAAATCTATCCCTACAATAATATCTTCCTTTTGCAATGAACCTGTTGCCAGGTTGATAGAAACTTTAGCCATGTAAACACGTTAACAAGCGGCAAATGTAGCGAGTTTTGCGCGATGGAGTGTCATGTTAGTGTGAATTGCTTCAGCTAATTGTTTTATAGCTATTTTGTTCCTAATTTCATGATAATGATTAAACCTAACTATTCCCATAAACTATTGCTGCTGTGGCTGCTGATAGCTGGAACTGCTGTAACCACTCATGCCCAGGAATTTGGCGGCAACCCGCCATCCATTAAATGGAACCAGGTGAACACGCCCGAAGCCAAAGTGATCTTCCCGGTGGGGATGGACAGCGCGGGCAGGAGAGTGGCCGACATCATCCACCGGATGAACGGCGCCGTGCAGCCTACCATTGGCTTTAAGCAAAGGCAGGTGAGCATTTTGCTGCAAAATCAAAATACCATATCAAACGCGTATGTGGGTTTAGCCCCGTTCCGCAGCGAATTTTACCTAACACCCGAACACAATAGTTTTGAACTTGGCAGCTTGAACTGGGTGGATCAACTGGCTATTCACGAGTACCGCCATGTGCAACAGTACAATAATTTTAACGTAGGCCTGTCGCACGGTCTAAAGGTAATCTTTGGCGAGGGCGGGCAGGCTTTGGGTAACGAATTAGCCGTCCCTAACTGGTTTTTTGAGGGTGATGCCGTTTATAACGAAACACTGGTAAGCAGTCAGGGCCGTGGCCGTATCCCATATTTTTTTAATGGCTACCGGGCATTGTGGGCAGCGGGGAAGAATTACAGTTACATGAAGCTGCGCAATGGATCGTATGTCGATTTCATCCCCGATCATTACCCTTTGGGCTATATGCTGGTAAGCTATGGCCGCGAAAAATACGGCAACCAGTTTTGGAAGAATGTTACGCATGATGCTGCCGCTTATCACTCTTTATTTTACCCTTTCCAAAGCGCGGTTAAGAAGAATGCAGGTATCGATTTTACAAAATTTCGTACAGACGCGTTGCAGTCGTTTAAGCAGAAATTTTCGGCAGATAGGGTAGAGCAGACAGTCGACAAGAAGCAGCACTTTATAGCCGACCAGGAATACCCTGCCTTTGTGAATGACGGGGTGATGGTGTATATGAAGAGCACCTACGATCATCGCCCGGTATTTGTGATGCGGAAAGGCGATAATGAAAGTGATATTAGGGTGAGGGATATCTCCATAGATAATTACTTTGCAGCTCATGGAGATAAGATAGTTTACGCCGCCTACCAGATAGACCCGCGCTGGGGCTACCGCACCTACAGCGACCTGCGCCTGTTGGATATTAATACCGGTCAGCAACAACAATTAAGCCGCCATACCCGGTATTTTGCCCCTGATTTTAGCCAAAATGGCCGCAAAATAATAACTGTTGATGTGGCAACATCGGGCAAGAACACCATACACATCCTGAATACTACCGATGGTAAGGTGCTTGAGGAGGTACCTAATCCGGACGGTATTTTCTACACTTATCCAAAGTTTTATGGCGATGACCAATTGGTATCTGCTATCCGGAATAAGGATGGCGACATGTACCTGTCTCTCATCGATATCAAAACCGGTAGGGTAAACCACCTGCTCAAAACTGCCATCTCCGGCTTCCCGACGGTGAAAAACGATACTATTTATTTCGCTGCCAGCATGGGCGAAAACGACCGACTATTTGCTCTGGCAATTAAGACCCGTAAATTATACCTTTTGGATAATGCGGAGATGAAAGGCAGTATCGGAAATTATCAACCGGCTGTAACCGATGGTAAAATGGCCTGGGTAAGCTTTACTGCTGCTGGTTATCAAATTCACGAAACTGATAAATCGTCGGTAAAATGGAACGATATTTCGGCGACCAGCATCAGCACTTTATCGGATCTCGGTATTCATTCTGTAGCTAAGGATAGTGCATCGGATGTATTGGTAAAGGTTAAGGATGAACCGCTACCGGTGACGAAATATAATAAGGCTTATCACCTGTTTAACTTCCATAGCCTTATCCCATCGTTTGACGACCCTAACTATTCCATATCGTTAGAGGGACAAAACGTGTTGAACACCTTTCAAAGCAGTCTGCTGTTTAATTATAACCGCGATGAAGGTTATAAGGAATTTGGCTTTGGTGGAGTGTATGGCGACTTGTATCCATATCTGCATGGTTCGGTAAATTACGTGGTCGACAGGAAGGGTTTTTAC comes from Mucilaginibacter mali and encodes:
- the bioB gene encoding biotin synthase BioB — its product is MTEVRNNWTKEEIAEIYNTPLLDLIYQAATIHRENKDYAEVQISSLISIKTGGCPEDCAYCPQAARYNTGVNVHAILPKEEVVAAAEKAKAGGASRLCMGAAWREVRDNKDFDKVIDMVKAVNELDMEVCCTLGMLTESQAQRLADAGLYAYNHNLDTSEEDYKRIISTRTYDERLQTLHNVRKAKISVCSGGIIGLGETVEDRISMLKTLSNLPQHPESVPINALVPVKGTPLADQAKVSVWDMVRMVATARIVMPKTVVRLSAGRTEMTTVEQAFCFMAGANSIFAGDKLLTTPNPSFDTDMAMFEILGLKPREAFKNGRPKALQQEVVAE
- the hscA gene encoding Fe-S protein assembly chaperone HscA encodes the protein MAKVSINLATGSLQKEDIIVGIDLGTTNSLVAFINPDKDPQVINDTGKGVLVPSVVHFGTAGDITVGNDAKEYLTTDPANTIFSVKRLLGRSYHDIENYKDFFSYKVIDDNTESLVKIKVGDKFYTPIELSGMILKELKDRAEHAIKTPVNRAVITVPAYFNDSQRQATRDAGKLAGLDVLRIVNEPTAASLAYGIGLDPEETKTIAVYDLGGGTFDVSILQIQNGIFEVLSTNGDTFLGGDDFDRTIVNYWIEQNKLDKAAIAADSGLMQQMRLKAEEAKKAFAHQSLFNEKIGEIWCTLDRNTFESLILPKVQQTIDCCKNALKDAGLDVKAIDEVVMVGGSTRTALVKKMVSEFFGKAVHDDLNPDEVVALGAAIQADILAGNRRDILLLDVTPLSLGIETMGGLMDVIIPRNSKVPTKAGRQYTTSIDGQVNMKIAVYQGERDLIKENRKLAEFDLKGIPAMPAGFPKVDINFLLNADGILKIQAIELRSGVKQEVEVTPTYGITDDQVEQMLMDSITHAKGDVAERMVIEARTEGEQMIYQAKRFIEKNTEWLSIAEISETQKLMDVLQASLISGDKDLMHKNIDTLNEFTRPFAERLMDQAIGQAMRGKSVENPDGDDGEQ